The Oncorhynchus mykiss isolate Arlee chromosome 28, USDA_OmykA_1.1, whole genome shotgun sequence genome includes a window with the following:
- the LOC110508484 gene encoding sal-like protein 3 codes for MSRRKQKRPQQLMSPLPAASPILEHDDQLAVKSFSFPLTTDSSSSSSSFSPQRYHPPLAQGPNFGGLHTPSLPSEGSPLSRSPCQPTPCPISLADPQSSLSPDFPDPSLSSQTVLSLPDLTSTSPSNQTHPPRSLMASPKLGVSATTTSSSSSSASLCPPPHPGSPSPVPEGPPSPVTPSPSPGTASAPPPRAHLSIAVILEELRVLQQRQIHQMQMTEEICRQVLRLGGASCALEVPQILLPPLPQLCLEGSERTSSPPQPTPTQPPNTVAPLLACFSTLLPPQPASKPSKPSHSLSHVLRPHKPQTEGAGGATGSYLYPGTSVRPSSSSSSSSASSAISTMASSNYPLALSLALPTRFLHEKSPNTTLTSGHSGLSFLTPPLPTTASMAPPSSQEPHLSVSSAGSSSSSLGRLQHACRFCGKLFSSDSSLQIHLRSHTGERPYQCPVCLSRFTTRGNLKVHFLRHREQNPELSLSLLPPSLFGMGMGPVGGSEPQGQPMSSTGLSVSAAQAQRRRKRRAEDDPYGDGMEVDGAGGGFSLGISTGAPPSSLPLPPSVDLALISTAHSLLRLNQAAAAAAAASISSAASSLTSSSSSSASSSLASSHLSVPSSAASAIAGFFKGAKQQCFDENTPPHLPMMSHSAYSQLAHLPKLLFPSGSPHHHPALGLLRPPPPAPGSSHLSSTHSQLSFPFSHYPKAQAFTTSTSSSTPSSDTSKLQRLVEKLEKEPPTSSSWASSSGETSHSSMASTGLFSSGLMGASTSSTYVMASPSSSTHVPTSVSNFTREMVAALGMSANGGSALAGAILPGLGIMSTGSLAPNQCGVCLRVLSCPRALRLHQATHLGERPFPCKLCGRSFSTKGSLRSHLATHRARPPNSRAQNSCPLCQRKFTNALVLQHHIRMHLGGQLPPEGAPESLSEPIAEPDAVSQPKPNDTSDVSFERFTAASGSQSKSSAASTHIQTLVGASAPISVSVTSPACVGEPSRSHSSSPDLIPPSDLSPDPFLNPTSLTPPPGSADPPVLCVSVPSPPPALGDSSSPVSDGKHAELLDTTIDTPASKTSPAHTSSSVLKTTPLSSLMMSDCLLGENSIPLDVFFPGPRSNLEDLLSTPTLGAPVAHPSPAPSFTSVLSPEYPKTYLAPTLDPEQPTKPNTPEPTEEDRVETSPPAAPKQAPVLDMDHRMAPLSETTETGNTEAGDVPQKAVAYTRETRLGAYLSSHGKEDGMGGVRDRLEGTVPISLAPTLPPPMSRPEKKTYSCVECGKEYASRSGLKGHMKHHGGVVKATRPPVRSGRSASERLPANTPTMSSTPPATRSNVGFWNQYQAFLNTSNDPADDPAQGPTSGSQGEDGEMPRLAESPVRSQLSKEPTTGRGSGEGSDEGPTLESM; via the exons ATGTCTCGTCGGAAACAGAAACGACCCCAGCAGCTCATGAGCCCGCTCCCTGCCGCCTCTCCAATACTAGAGCATG ATGACCAGTTGGCAGTGAAGTCATTTTCCTTTCCTCTGACCACagactcctcctcttcttcatcttccttctctcctcaaaGATACCACCCCCCCCTGGCTCAAGGTCCCAACTTCGGGGGGCTTCACACCCCCTCTCTACCAAGCGAGGGCTCCCCCCTCTCCCGCTCCCCCTGCCAGCCCACTCCCTGCCCCATCTCCCTCGCAGACCCccagtcctccctctcccctgaCTTCCccgatccctccctctcctcccagacaGTCCTGAGCCTCCCCGACCTCACCTCCACGTCACCTTCCAATCAGACCCACCCTCCCCGCTCTCTCATGGCCTCTCCCAAGCTAGGCGTGTCAGCcactaccacctcctcctcctcttcatcagctTCCCTCTGCCCCCCGCCCCACCCCGGCAGCCCTAGCCCCGTTCCAGAGGGCCCCCCCAGCCCCGTGACGCCCTCCCCAAGCCCGGGCACTGCCTCTGCCCCTCCACCCCGTGCCCACCTTAGCATTGCAGTGATCCTGGAAGAGCTGCGGGTGCTGCAGCAGAGGCAAATCCACCAGATGCAGATGACGGAGGAGATCTGCAGGCAGGTGCTGCGGCTGGGTGGGGCCTCCTGTGCCCTGGAGGTGCCCCAGATCCTCCTGCCTCCTCTGccccagctctgtctggagggcAGTGAGAGGACGTCCAGTCCTCCCCAGCCTACACCCACTCAGCCTCCTAACACTGTAGCCCCTCTCCTGGCCTGCTTCTCCACCTTGCTCCCTCCCCAGCCTGCCTCCAAGCCCTCCAAGCCCAGCCACAGCCTGTCCCATGTCCTGCGTCCACACAAGCCTCAGACGGAGGGTGCAGGAGGGGCTACTGGGTCTTATCTTTACCCTGGGACCAGTGTCcgcccttcctcctcctcttcttcctcctcggCCTCGTCTGCCATCTCCACCATGGCTTCCTCCAACTACCCCCTGGCCCTCTCCCTGGCCTTGCCCACTCGTTTCCTCCATGAGAAATCCCCCAACACCACCTTAACCAGTGGCCACAGTGGTCTGTCCTTCCTCACCCCGCCCCTGCCCACCACTGCCTCTATGGCACCCCCCTCCTCTCAGGAGCCccacctgtctgtctcctcagcggggtcctcatcctcctccctggGGCGTCTGCAGCATGCCTGTCGGTTCTGtgggaagctgttcagcagtgaCTCGTCCCTGCAGATCCACCTGCGCTCCCACACGGGTGAGAGGCCCTACCAGTGCCCTGTCTGCCTCAGCCGCTTCACCACCCGCGGCAACCTCAAGGTTCACTTCCTCCGCCACCGCGAGCAGAACCCAGAGCTCTCgctttccctcctccccccctccctattTGGAATGGGTATGGGACCAGTGGGGGGGTCTGAGCCCCAGGGTCAGCCAATGAGCAGCACTGGCCTGAGCGTAAGCGCAGCGCAGGCTCAGAGGCGTCGTAAACGGCGAGCCGAGGATGACCCGTATGGAGACGGTATGGAGGTGGATGGTGCCGGAGGGGGATTTTCTCTGGGGATATCCACCGGTGCTCCCCCCTCTTCACTCCCCCTGCCCCCCAGTGTGGACCTGGCCCTCATCTCCACCGCCCACTCCCTCCTGCGGCTCAACCAAGCCGCTGCTGCAGCGGCCGCTGCCTCCATATCCTCTGCTGCTTCCTCACTCacatcctcttcttcttcctctgcgTCCTCCTCCCTcgcctcctctcacctctctgtcccctcctcggCCGCCTCCGCCATTGCTGGGTTCTTTAAAGGGGCCAAGCAGCAGTGCTTTGATGAGAACACGCCTCCTCACCTTCCCATGATGTCTCACTCTGCTTACTCCCAGCTGGCCCACCTCCCTAAACTCCTCTTCCCCTCTGGTTCCCCCCACCATCACCCTGCCTTGGGCCTACTCCGCCCTCCACCCCCTGCTCCAGGCTCTTcccacctctcctccacccactctcagctctccttccccttctcccaCTACCCCAAAGCCCAGGCcttcaccacctccacctcctcctccactccctcctcagACACCTCCAAGTTGCAGCGGCTGGTGGAAAAGCTGGAGAAGGAGCCTCCCACCTCCTCTTCCTGGGCCTCCTCCTCAGGAGAGACCTCTCACAGCAGCATGGCCTCCACTGGGTTGTTCAGCAGCGGCCTCATGGGTGCTAGTACCTCCAGTACCTACGTGATGGCCTCCCCATCATCCTCCACCCACGTCCCCACCTCTGTCTCCAACTTCACCAGAGAGATGGTGGCCGCTCTGGGCATGAGTGCCAACGGGGGCAGCGCTCTGGCAGGCGCCATTCTCCCCGGCCTAGGCATCATGAGCACTGGCTCCCTGGCCCCCAACCAGTGTGGGGTATGTCTACGTGTGCTGAGCTGCCCCAGGGCACTGCGTCTGCACCAGGCCACCCACCTGGGTGAGCGCCCCTTCCCCTGTAAACTGTGTGGACGCTCCTTCTCCACCAAGGGCAGCCTGCGGTCCCACCTGGCCACCCACCGTGCCCGCCCGCCCAACTCCCGTGCCCAAAACTCCTGCCCACTGTGCCAGCGCAAGTTCACCAATGCACTGGTGCTGCAACACCACATCCGCATGCACCTGGGAGGGCAGCTGCCACCGGAGGGAGCTCCGGAGTCTCTGTCAGAGCCAATAGCAGAGCCAGACGCTGTATCCCAGCCCAAGCCCAATGACACCTCCGATGTTTCTTTTGAGAGGTTCACTGCAGCCTCAGGCAGCCAGTCAAAGAGCTCAGCAGCGTCCACCCACATTCAAACCCTAGTAGGAGCCTCTGCCCCCATATCCGTCAGTGTGACATCACCAGCGTGTGTCGGGGAGCCAAGCAGATCTCACTCCTCCAGCCCTGACCTGATCCCACCCTCTGACCTCAGCCCTGACCCTTTCCTAAACCCCACCTCACTTACCCCTCCGCCTGGCAGCGCAGACCCCCCGGTCCTGTGTGTCAGCGTGCCCTCCCCACCTCCAGCCCTGGGCGATTCAAGCTCCCCAGTCAGTGATGGCAAACATGCGGAACTCCTTGATACAACCATTGATACTCCAGCGAGTAAGACAAGCCCCGCTCACACTTCCTCCAGTGTTCTCAAAACCACCCCCTTGTCCAGTCTCATGATGTCAGACTGTCTATTGGGTGAGAATTCCATTCCTCTCGATGTCTTCTTCCCTGGCCCAAGATCAAACCTGGAAGATCTACTGAGCACTCCAACACTTGGTGCACCAGTAGCACACCCTAGCCCAGCCCCCTCCTTCACCTCTGTCCTTAGCCCAGAGTACCCTAAAACCTACCTAGCACCCACACTAGACCCTGAACAGCCTACTAAACCCAACACCCCAGAGcccacagaggaagacagggttgAAACCTCCCCACCTGCAGCACCAAAGCAAGCCCCTGTGCTTGATATGGACCACAGAATGGCACCACTGTCAGAGACTACAGAGACAGGCAACACTGAGGCTGGGGATGTGCCCCAGAAAGCTGTCGCCTACACCAGGGAGACGAGGCTGGGGGCGTACCTCAGCTCCCATGGGAAGGAGGATGGGATGGGTGGTGTCAGAGACCGACTGGAAGGCACTGTTCCAATCAGTCTggctcccactctccctcctcccatgTCTCGCCCTGAGAAAAAGACCTACAGCTGTGTCGAGTGTGGGAAAGAGTATGCCAGCCGCAGTGGACTGAAg GGACACATGAAGCATCATGGAGGGGTTGTCAAGGCAACACGTCCCCCTGTACGGAGCGGTCGATCAGCGTCTGAGCGACTTCCTGCTAACACACCTACAATGTCCTCCACCCCGCCAGCCACCAGGAGCAACGTGGGCTTCTGGAACCAGTACCAAGCATTCCTCAACACTAGCAATGACCCGGCAGACGACCCAGCACAAGGCCCGACCAGTGGCAGCCAAGGAGAGGACGGGGAGATGCCCCGATTGGCTGAATCTCCTGTTAGATCCCAACTGTCAAAGGAGCCGACCACTGGGAGGGGCTCAGGTGAGGGATCTGATGAAGGGCCTACTCTAGAGTCAATGTGA